AATGGCCGAGTCCTGATCCCCACTGCGTTCAGCCCCGAAAACCCCGCTTTTGCGGGGTTTTCTGTTTTTGGAACACGAGTTTTGTGCGAATTGCGCTCCTTGGCGGCACCTGCACCTTCGCATCGAGTTCGGTGGCCCCTACCAAAACCCGCCCCCACCGGCGTAAAATGGCCGCCCTCTAACCTTGCCCTAAATTCCACCGACAGAAAAAGAAAGCACTATGCGCGCATCCCGCTATCTGATCGCCACCCAGAAAGAAACTCCTAATGACGCAGTGGTCATCAGCCACCAGCTGATGCTGCGCGCCGGCATGATCCGCCGCCTGTCCTCCGGACTCTATACCTGGCTGCCCACGGGTCTGCGGGTACTGCGCAAGGTCGAGAACATTGTGCGCGAGGAGATGAACAACGCCGGCGCACTGGAAGTACTGATGCCGGTGGTGCAGCCGGCCGAGCTGTGGGAAGAATCCGGCCGCTGGCAGCAATACGGCCCGGAGCTGCTGCGCATTCAGGACCGCCACAACAATCCCTTCTGCCTGGGCCCCACCCACGAAGAAGTGATCACCGACCTGATTCGCAACGAGGTCAACAGCTACAAGCAGCTGCCGGCCAACTTCTACCAGATCCAGACCAAGTTCCGCGATGAGATCCGCCCCCGCTTCGGCGTGATGCGCGCCCGCGAGTTCACCATGAAGGACGCCTACTCCTTCCATGTGAACGCGGACTCCCTGCAGGAAACCTACGACGTCATGCACGATGCCTACTGCCGCATTTTCGACCGCATCGGCCTCGACTACCGCCCGGTACTGGCAGATACCGGCTCCATCGGCGGTTCCCACTCCCACGAATTTCATGTGCTGGCCCAAAGCGGTGAGGACGATATCGCGTTTTCCTCCGAGAGCCGCTACGCCGCGAACGTGGAACTGGCCGAAGCCGTGGCCCCCACTGGCGAGCGCCCGGCGCCCAGCAAAGACATGCAGGAACTGCACACTCCGGGGCACAAAACCATTGCGGCGCTTGAGGAAGCATTCGGCATCGCCGCCAATACCTCGGTCAAAACCCTGATTGTATTGGGTGAAACTGCGGAAGAAGGCGACGAGGCGCCACTGGTGGCGCTGGTGCTGCGCGGTGACCACGACCTGAACGAGCTGAAGGCAGAGAAACTCCCGGGCATTGCCAGCCCGCTGCAATTTGCCCCGGAAGCGCGCATTGCCGCGGAGCTGGGCTGTGGTATCGGCTCCCTGGGCCCGGTGGGTATGAACATTGACGTGGTCGTCGACCGTGCAGCGGCCCACCTGGCGGATTTCGTGTGTGGTGCCAACAAAGATGACTACCACCTGACCGGTGTGAACTGGGAGCGCGATGTGGCGCTGGGCCGGGTCGAAGACCTGCGCAACGTGGTGCCGGGCGATGCCAGCCCGGATGGCAAAGGCACTTTGGAGATCAAGCGCGGCATCGAGGTTGGCCATATTTTCCAGCTGGGCACCAAGTACAGTGAGGCGATGAATGCCACGGTACTGGACGAGAACGGCAAGGAGCAGGTGATGGCCATGGGCTGTTACGGTATCGGCGTTTCCCGCGTGGTGGCCGCAGCCATCGAGCAGAACCACGACGATGCGGGCATCATCTGGCCGGAAGCCATCGCGCCGTTCCAGCTGGCGATTGTGCCGATCAACATGCATAAGAGTGAGGCGGTGCAGCAGAAGTGTGAGCACATCTACGAGGCGCTCTCGGCGAAAGGCATTGATGTACTGCTGATGGACGAGCCGAAAGCCCGTCTCGGCGGCATGCTGGCGGATACCGAGCTGATGGGCATCCCCCACCGCATCGTCGTCGGCGACCGCGGACTGGAAAAAGGCAATATCGAGTACAAGGGCCGTCGCGATTCTGAGAACCAGGAATTTTCTGCGGATCAGATTCTGGATATTCTGCTGGAGAAGATTGCCCACTAAGCTGCCGGCTTCGAGGTTCTTTGGGACTTCGTAAGCGAGCCCGGTGGCGGCCAAGCACTGGGGGAAGGCCCTGCCCTTCCCCAGCCCATTCCCGTAAAATCTCACCCCATGATAAGAAAAGTTCTCTCCACATTGCTGCTGTGCCTGCTCAGCACCGCGGGCTACGCCCAGGTCAAGCAGGTGGACCCCCAGCTACTGGCCGCGCTCAAAGGTGCCGTGACCGAAGCCGACTCCTTCGTCGACCGCTTCGATGCCGAAGTGTGGCTGATGTCAAAGTCCCAACCCCTGGCCCGCTACATCAAGGAACCGGAAGAACGCATGCGGGTGCTCAAGGCCATACACCGGGAAGCCACACGCGCGGGACTGCAGCCGGAAATTGTGCTGGCCGTGATACAGATCGAAAGCGCATTTAACCCCTACGCAGTGTCCCGTGTGGGTGCCCAGGGCATGATGCAGGTGATGCCCTTCTGGAAAAATGAAATCGGTCGACCCGAAGACAACCTGATCGACATGGACACCAATCTCCGCTACGGGTGCACCATCCTCAAGCACTACATCAAGAAAGCGAAAGGCAACATGCCCAACGCCCTGGCCTATTACAACGGCAGCTACGGCCGTCATACTTACAGCCGCAAGGTGCTCGATGCCTGGGTCGATCGCTGGCGCTGAGTGCGCAGTCCGTTAGAGTCTGTACAGCGTGGAAACGTAATACAAGATAAGCCCGAGGTCGCCGATGGATTATCGTTTTTTTACCGGCGCTGCTTGCGGCCTGCTGCTGCTCGCCGCGGCACGCATTGCGATCGGGCACCGACACCGGGTTGGCAGCTGGTGGCTTCTGATTCTGATGTTCGGCGCGAGCCTGTATTTGCTGCGCCCACTGCTGGATAACCAAAGCGCGCTGACAGGCCTGCTCATCAACCTGCCCACTCTCCTGATTCCCGGTGCTTTCTGGGTTTTTACCTACCAGCTGTGCAACGACAAAGAACCATTTCCCCGCTGGGGCTGGGTCGTGATCGGGGTGGAAATTGCGATTGACCTTGCCAGCCAACTACACCTACACCCATTTTTTTATCTACTGGCACAGCCCTGTAAATTGGGACTGATCGGCGCGGGACTTGCGACACTGATGCAACAGCTGCAGTCCGACCTGGTGAATGAGCGCCGGCAATTGCGCATTGGCCTGCTGATCGCGATCGGCAGTTACATGGTGATTGTGGTGTGCGCGGAATTTGTATTTTCCTATTTTCCCATTCCAGCGGGTGTTGCCACCCTGCACGCTATCATGGCCAGCGCTCTCGCCTTCGCCGCCTGCTTGTGGTTGCTCGCCCTGTCTCCCAGGGCCCTGGAAGAATCACTTCCCAGCATCACAGAGGACTCGGAGCCAACCGCACCGGCGGAGTCACCCACCCGGCCAGAGCCGCTGGACGCAAACCAGCAAGTTTTGCTGACAAAATTACAACAGCACATGCAAGCGGGCGGTTATCGCCATACCGGCCTGACCATCCGCGAGCTGGCGGATCAACTGGCAACCCGCGAACATGCGTTGCGCGCACTGATCAACCAGCACCTGGGGTTCCGCAACTTCAACGAGTACCTGAATCAATTCCGCATCGATGAAGCCAGCCGCCGCCTGTGCGACCCCAATGAGGCGCACCTGCCGGTACTCTCGATTGCACTGGATATTGGTTATCGCTCACTGAGCCCGTTCAATGCGGCCTTCAAGCGCCGCCATAACCAGACGCCCACCGAGTTTCGGCGAGCACAGTTACCCGAGTGAAGCAGCCATCGCGCCAGCGACCCGTTGCGTCGAATACAAAAGCGGGGCAAACCCTGCGTGAGTGAAGAGATGGGTGTGAAGGTAGAGAAAGAGATGGATGAAAAGAAAGGGTAAATAGGAAGTGTAAAAATCCGTCAGATTTTTTTAGATTTACGCAAGCCAAACACTGCCACTTGGGCCACACTGAGTCTTGCAGGACCTGCTCTGCAGGCGAATAGCCCAGTCACCACCTTGTCTGTAGACAGGTTCCTGCAAGCTTTTCAAACGCCCGGCCGCGCTCGGGCTACAGGACCACTGAAGCCCCAATGCGGCCGCCTGTGCCCACTTACTGTTTGGGCTCGGACATAAACTTGATCAGCGCCTTGTACTCCTCGTCCGTGCAGTCCGCACACAGGCCGCCCGGAGGCATGGCATTCATCCCATTTTTAATGGAACTCACCAGCGCATCCATGCCCTTGTCGAGACGGGGCTTCCACGCCTCGGGGTCATGTACCTTGGGTGCATTGGCAACGCCACTGGCGTGGCAGACATGACAGGCCCGCTGATACTTCTCCTCAATGGTCTCCGACACGGCAACGGCAGAAAAACCCGCCACACACGCCGTAAAAATGCCGCACACCGCAGTATGAATCATTGATTTCATAAATTCGCCTACTCCATCGGTAATCACTATCGAGCGTAAGTCATCGAGTGTAAGTCTGGCAGCCCACGCTGGCGCGCCGGCCCAAACTGGCCCGCCAATGACGGACAACTATAACCACGGCACCGGCGGTATCCAAATTTCCCCGGGGATTCCAGATCAGAAAAAAAGAAATGCCTGCCAAGCACGATGATGGCTTCAGGGACCACCACAGCAAATTCCTATTCTTGAACTATCCTCAATGGGCATAGGAATACGTGTGCAACGAGCCGTCGTCAAAAAAAGAGCATAAATCGGAGTTCGTGAATGGACTTGCGTTGGATCAAGGATCCCAGCCTTCAATTCGCCGCGGTTGGCGCCGCACTCTTCGCCCTCCATGGACTGTTCCAGACTGTCTCCCCCGGAGATGGGCAGGAAATCGTCATCACCCAGAACCGCATCCAGCACCTGTCGAATGTCTTCGAGCGCGGCTGGCAACGTCCCCCGGGTCCCGACGAACTGCAGGGTCTGATCGACGAATACGTCCGCGAAGAGGTGCTGTACCGGGAAGCGGTCAAAATGGGTCTGGACGAAAACGATACCGTGATCCGCCGCCGGCTGCGGATGAAGATGGAGTTTCTCGCGAAAGATCTGGTGGACGCCATTGAGCCCACCGATCAGGTACTGGAGACGTTTTACTCCAGCAACCTCGACAAGTACACCGTGCCCTCTCACTACACCTTTGAACAGGTGTTTCTCGACAGCGGCAAACGCACAGAAGTCGCCGAAGATGCGCGACTCGTCCTCACCAAGCTCACCGCCGGCACCGACCCCCAGACGCTCAGCGACAGCAATCTGCTGGAATACCGGTATGACAATGTGAGCAGCGAGCGTATTGACCGCTTGTTTGGCAGTGATTTTTCCCAACAGTTTCTCGAACTGGAGACTGGCCAGTGGGCGGGGCCCCTCACCTCCGCCTATGGCGAGCACCTGGTTCGAATTTCATCCTGCGAGCCCCGGCATCAGGCCGACTTCAACGAGATTAAAGCGGATGTACTGCGCGACTGGCAGCAGGCAGAGCAGAAAAACATTCTGCAGGCCCAGTATGAAACCCTGCGCGCAAACTACCGAATTCGTGTTGCGGCACCGACCGCAGGGGACGCGGAGGGCGCACAATGAGACGCCTGCTACTGTGGATCGCCCTGCTCTGCACCGCCCTCTCGGCCAGCCTCCCCAGTATCAGCTTCGCCCATGAACTGCGCCCGGCCGCACTGAGTATTGTGCAGACCGCAGCGGAACAGTTTGATGTAACCTGGCGAGTCCCCGCCCGTGGCGAGATGCGACTGTCACTGTACGTGCAGTTTGATGACCAGACCCTCGAGCGCAGCCTGCCCAGCGCCCAGATGGTCGGGGGCTATTACGTCGAGCGCTGGGAAATTTCCCATCCCCAGGCACTGGTCGGCAGTACAATTTCCATCGACGGGCTCGCCAATACCATGACCGACGCGCTGGTGCGTATCAGCTGGCTGGGAGGACGGGAACAGGTCAGCCGCCTGATGCCGGACCAGACCCAGCTGCAGGTTGAAAACCGGGCGGGCATGCTGCAGGTTGCGGGAACCTATTTTGTGCTGGGTATCGAGCATATCCTGCTGGGCATCGACCACCTGCTGTTTGTGCTGGCGCTGGTGGTGCTGGTAAGTGGCGGCGGGCAACTGGTCGCCACCATTACCGCCTTTACACTGGCGCACAGTATCACTCTGGCGCTTGCCGTACTGGGCGTGGTCACCGTGCCCCAGGCACCGGTCGAGGCCGTCATTGCATTGAGTATCGTGTTTATTGCCACGGAGATTCTGCACAAGCTGGAAGGGCGGAAAACCCTCGCCATACGCAAGCCGTGGGTGGTGGCGTTTGGATTCGGGCTGTTGCATGGACTCGGCTTTGCCGGCGCGTTGTCCGAAATCGGGGTTCCGGAGCATGCGATTCCCCTGTCTCTGGGGCTGTTCAATATCGGCGTGGAAGCGGGTCAGTTGGCGTTTATTGCCGGTGTCGCCGGACTGATGCATCTGCTGCGGCGGGTAAAGCCGGTACAACTGTGGGAGGTGCGTACCGGCACTTCGATCACGGCGGCCTCTGCGCTGCCGGTGGCCTATCTGGTGGGCGGGCTTTCCGCCTGGTGGCTGATCGACCGCACCATCGCACTGGTGGTGGTTTAAGGCCGCGGGCGCTGGGATCAACCCCCGCTGCCACTCAAAAGGCCCGAGGCCTAGAGAGGTCCAAGGACGGCAAGCGCCCTGCGTTCAATCCTGGAACAGAAGCTCCAGGGGATAGCCGGTAAACGGCTTGGTTTTCTCAATCACCAGGTGCGACGTCATGCGGGTAATCGCCGCATCCTCATCCGCCAGCAATTGTTCCGACACGCGATTGAAGTCCGCCGCATCCGGGCACACAAATCGCAGCATGTAGTCAAACTCGCCGGACATTTTCACACAGGAAACGATCTGCTCGATCTTGTTGATGGCTCGGCGAAAGCTCTCGCTGGTTTTCGAGTCCTGACGCTTCAGCGCCACATTGACGTAAAACTCTGCGTGGCGCACCTTCTCCAGGTTGATCTCGGCCTGGAACTCGCGGATAAACTTTTCACTGGTGAGCTTCTTCACCCGCGCCAGGCAGGCACTCTCGGAAAGGCCAATCTGGTCGGCCAGGTTGAGATTGCTGATCCGGGCATTGGTCTGCAGCACTTCGAGAATTTTCAGGTTGTGGCGGTCTACTTTCACGGTAATCTACTTTTCATTCTGCCGGTGGCTCGGCTGAGCCCGGGAGGCGGGGCAAGGTGCCCGAAGGATAACGCAATTCGCCGTTGCGAACACGTGAGCCACTCGCGGTCCTCACGTGTTCCCAAGGCTATAAGCAGCGAGTTTTTTAGCCGGCTTTCAGGCAACCACCCGTCACGAACCGCTCAATGCGATCCAGCGCCCGGGAGAGCTCGCTCTCCTCCGCGGCCAGTGTCAGTCGCACGTGGTTCACAGCACTGGGACCAAACGGTTTTCCCGGTAGTACCGAAACCAGTTCCGCATCGAGCAGTGCATCGGCAAAGGCTTCCCCGCTTTCCGCCACTTCCGACACATCCACCATCACAAACATGCCCGCATCCGGGGAGTAGCAGCTGAGGCCCGGGATGCGCCCTACCCGCTCCACAATCAGGTCGCGGCGTTTCTCATAGGCCTCACGCATCTGGCTTACAAAATAGGTATCGAACTCCAGCGCGAACGCGGCGGCCTCCTGGATAAACTGAGGCACCCCAAAAATGGTCGCACCGGCAAATTCGATCAGGCGCTCAACCATCTCGCCCTGCGCCACCGCCCAGCCCAGACGCCAACCGCTCATCGCGTGGGACTTGGACAGGCCGTCAATCACGATCACATTATCCAGCTGCTCGGCCGCCGCGCGCAGGGAAGTATGTCGGCGCGCGAAGGTGATCATGGAATACATTTCATCAGAAATCAGCCACACATTGCGCGCCCGGCAATAGGCGGCAAGCTCGCGCAACTGCTCCGGGGTTGCCATGGCTCCGGTGGGGTTGACCGGGGTGTTGATCATAACCGCGCGGGTGTCATCGGTAATCGCCTGTTTGATGGTTTCGATATCAAAGGCAAAGCCCTGCTGCGCCGGGCAGGCGACCTTCCGGACGTCCAGTTGCAGGGCATCGGTAATGGGCACATAGCCGATGTACATGGGCTCAGGGATGACGATCTGCTCGCCCGGGTTCAACAGGCAGGAGAGCACGGCAAAAATGGCATTGGTGCCGCCGGGGAACACCACCACGTCATCGGGGCTACAGGGGTGGGGTGATACCTTGCTTTCGATATCCGCAATGGCACGGCGCAGCACTGCCTCGCCAGCCGCCGGCGAGTAGTGGGTACGGCCTACCCCCAGGCGAGCGCGGGCGAAATCGAGAATGGGCTCCGGGGTATCGAAGTTGGGGTCACCCACACACAGGAAAATGACATCCTCCCCCTTGTCGGCAAGGTCGTGGGCACGATCGCTGACCGCCCAGACGTCGGCGTCGGCGGAGTGCAAGGCCTGGCTCTGTTTGCTGAATCGGGGGCTGTACATCATTGGCGTCCATCTATTCGGGTTGTTATCGATCTGCTCACGATAGCAACCGTCGGGCTAATCGATGCCGATTAACCCCCGAGGTTTTCGCAGCATGCCGATTTATTTTCCCGGTTTACCGCAGAAAATTCGGCGTCAGAACCGATAGTTCAGGCTCAGCCCCCCCACGCTGTCGTCCGGGCGCACCAGTAGGTCTGCCGCCACCCGCAGCTTTTCATTGATACTCACCCCCACCATGGCACCAACACCACTCTGGAAGAAGCCGGTTTTGTCGCTGCGATAGGAGGGCAGGCGCGCCCAGTTGTTATAGATGGATTTGACCCCGATACCAAGATCGGCAAAGTCATCGCCGGTGGTGTTTTCCAGCCACAGCTCGCCAAACCACTGGTGTTCCGCGGCATCCGGGCTGTTGTAAAAGAAGCCGGCGCGGTAGCGCAGGTACTCCCGGTCCTGCCCGTGCACCCAGAGCCCCAGGGGGTCCCGGGGCAGGCCCGCGCGGTCGGTGTAGGTGCGCATGGGACGGGTGCGCTCGACAAACCCGTTCACATCAATTTCGGTCCAGTCGACCGCGACAAAGGGCCCCATCTGGCTAGCGAGATTGCGGCTTGCGTCATAACCGGCGCGCACAAAGGCGTTGTAGCCTTCACCGTCGGTGTCTGCGTCCAGCCGGTGACGGAAGCTGTGCCCCAGCTGGATGCTGCGCTCAATGTCATCGTACTGGATGTCGGAGAAGCCGAGGCCACCATCCACAAACCAGAAGCCGTCGTCCCAACGGGCAAAGGCACTGAAGTTCAAATTGCGGGAGCGGAAAAACAGCTTGTCGGGCTCGTACTCACTGCCACCGTAGGACAGGCCGAGGCCCCATTCGAAGTCTTCAAAGCCCGCGAAGCTCATGCCTAGAAAGCCATCCCACACGGGCTGCTCGTCACTGATCGCCGGGCCGGCGCCCGGTTCTGCGTAGCCCACACTGGCACCGAAAAATACCGTGGTAAACGGATCACGGTAGCGCTGGGACATCAGGTGATGATCGATATTGATGCGATGCTGGCGCAGGTTCTGATACCCGAGGTCCGGCAACACGCCAAAACCCACCGCGGCGGTCAGTGTCTCGTAGTAGTAGTCGGCGAGCACACGCTGCCCCACCAGGGTGGGGTGAATCCCGTCATAAAACACCAGCAGGTCCGGGTTGGGATTAGTGCCGTTGGCACCGTAGACCGGGTCCGGGTTGGCGCAATTGATATAACAGGTAGCGCTCTGGTTGATGTCGGCGAGGCCGAACGCCACCGGGTCCTGCAGTACCAGCTCCAGTATCCCTTCCATATCCAGTAGCAAGATATTCCCCACGTCATAATTCAGCTGGCGCCGCAGGGCGTTATTGAATAACTCGGTGCCCCAGTTGGCATACTCGACGGCGGCCTGCCCCTGGGCAACGATCGCGGGGGTGCGCCCGATTCTCGGCGCATTCGTCATCACGATGTACTTGGCTCCAGCGCCCTTGAGTTCGCTGGCGGCGGTGGAGAGGAAGGTGGCCGCACGCTCCATCGACATGAGACTCAGGTTACCCGCGCGCACACCGTCGAGAATATTGTTGCCGCCCCCGTTCAGGAAAAAGAGATCACTGCGCGACGGCATATTCTGCGACAGGTACCCCTGGCCGGTGGCAAACGGCACACCGGTAAGGGTGATGTTGTTGTTCGGGTCATCCACCAGCGCCTGCAGCGCAGCCGGATTATTGAACGCCGCCGTGGCGGCGAGTACTTCCGCGGTGCTCAGATAAGGGCTCTCGCCCGCAGCCGGGTCGCACACCCCATCGGCACCGCAGCGGCTTGCGTCCGGCAAGATGGTCGAGAGCACATTGTGATCGGCCACGGTGGTGTTGGGGAACAGCGCACGAAAACGCTGCGGTCCCACCAGGTCCAGCAGCACATCGGCGGTGCGGTTGCCTCCCACCGCCCAGTTGGGGCCGTTGACCCGCAGCGAATCAAGGATCTGCGCAAGCTGTGCGTCCGGGCTACCCGGCGCTGGGGCGCAGGGAATCAGCCCGCCGAAATCGGCGCCCAGACCAAAGCAGGAATTCTGTGCGGGCACACCCAGACGGTCGGCGAGAAAAGAAACCGCGGGCTGACGCGGGTAAACGCCCTGGGGATCGGCGTTGGTAAACACGCCCGCGTTACCGTTGTCGGCAAGGCTGTCACCAAAGACTACCAGCGAGCGGAATATGGGTTCTTCCGCCAGAGCAAGGGGCGCGCTCGTCACGGCGCTGATCGCCAGCGCCAAAACCCTTGGCAGACAGTACCTGCGGGTGTCCGTTACAGATTGAGAAGTTTGCTTCGAGCGCACGGCGGCCTCCTTGCCACGGCAGAATTTCGTGGCAAGTATAGGTCAATGGCACTGCGGGATTTCTGGATAAGACGGATTGCCTGTAGGTCAGGACGCGCGGCTCTCGGTGGCGTCCATCTGTTCGATCAGGGGAATGAGCACGCCGCTCAGAAACGCCGCCAGCAGGCCCCACACCAGCGCAATGGCCAGCAGACACTCCCACACCGGGCGCCCCCAGGCAGCGGGACCAAACTGC
Above is a window of Microbulbifer salipaludis DNA encoding:
- a CDS encoding peptidyl-prolyl cis-trans isomerase produces the protein MDLRWIKDPSLQFAAVGAALFALHGLFQTVSPGDGQEIVITQNRIQHLSNVFERGWQRPPGPDELQGLIDEYVREEVLYREAVKMGLDENDTVIRRRLRMKMEFLAKDLVDAIEPTDQVLETFYSSNLDKYTVPSHYTFEQVFLDSGKRTEVAEDARLVLTKLTAGTDPQTLSDSNLLEYRYDNVSSERIDRLFGSDFSQQFLELETGQWAGPLTSAYGEHLVRISSCEPRHQADFNEIKADVLRDWQQAEQKNILQAQYETLRANYRIRVAAPTAGDAEGAQ
- a CDS encoding helix-turn-helix transcriptional regulator, with product MDYRFFTGAACGLLLLAAARIAIGHRHRVGSWWLLILMFGASLYLLRPLLDNQSALTGLLINLPTLLIPGAFWVFTYQLCNDKEPFPRWGWVVIGVEIAIDLASQLHLHPFFYLLAQPCKLGLIGAGLATLMQQLQSDLVNERRQLRIGLLIAIGSYMVIVVCAEFVFSYFPIPAGVATLHAIMASALAFAACLWLLALSPRALEESLPSITEDSEPTAPAESPTRPEPLDANQQVLLTKLQQHMQAGGYRHTGLTIRELADQLATREHALRALINQHLGFRNFNEYLNQFRIDEASRRLCDPNEAHLPVLSIALDIGYRSLSPFNAAFKRRHNQTPTEFRRAQLPE
- a CDS encoding HupE/UreJ family protein, with protein sequence MRRLLLWIALLCTALSASLPSISFAHELRPAALSIVQTAAEQFDVTWRVPARGEMRLSLYVQFDDQTLERSLPSAQMVGGYYVERWEISHPQALVGSTISIDGLANTMTDALVRISWLGGREQVSRLMPDQTQLQVENRAGMLQVAGTYFVLGIEHILLGIDHLLFVLALVVLVSGGGQLVATITAFTLAHSITLALAVLGVVTVPQAPVEAVIALSIVFIATEILHKLEGRKTLAIRKPWVVAFGFGLLHGLGFAGALSEIGVPEHAIPLSLGLFNIGVEAGQLAFIAGVAGLMHLLRRVKPVQLWEVRTGTSITAASALPVAYLVGGLSAWWLIDRTIALVVV
- a CDS encoding proline--tRNA ligase, which gives rise to MRASRYLIATQKETPNDAVVISHQLMLRAGMIRRLSSGLYTWLPTGLRVLRKVENIVREEMNNAGALEVLMPVVQPAELWEESGRWQQYGPELLRIQDRHNNPFCLGPTHEEVITDLIRNEVNSYKQLPANFYQIQTKFRDEIRPRFGVMRAREFTMKDAYSFHVNADSLQETYDVMHDAYCRIFDRIGLDYRPVLADTGSIGGSHSHEFHVLAQSGEDDIAFSSESRYAANVELAEAVAPTGERPAPSKDMQELHTPGHKTIAALEEAFGIAANTSVKTLIVLGETAEEGDEAPLVALVLRGDHDLNELKAEKLPGIASPLQFAPEARIAAELGCGIGSLGPVGMNIDVVVDRAAAHLADFVCGANKDDYHLTGVNWERDVALGRVEDLRNVVPGDASPDGKGTLEIKRGIEVGHIFQLGTKYSEAMNATVLDENGKEQVMAMGCYGIGVSRVVAAAIEQNHDDAGIIWPEAIAPFQLAIVPINMHKSEAVQQKCEHIYEALSAKGIDVLLMDEPKARLGGMLADTELMGIPHRIVVGDRGLEKGNIEYKGRRDSENQEFSADQILDILLEKIAH
- a CDS encoding autotransporter domain-containing protein; this encodes MTSAPLALAEEPIFRSLVVFGDSLADNGNAGVFTNADPQGVYPRQPAVSFLADRLGVPAQNSCFGLGADFGGLIPCAPAPGSPDAQLAQILDSLRVNGPNWAVGGNRTADVLLDLVGPQRFRALFPNTTVADHNVLSTILPDASRCGADGVCDPAAGESPYLSTAEVLAATAAFNNPAALQALVDDPNNNITLTGVPFATGQGYLSQNMPSRSDLFFLNGGGNNILDGVRAGNLSLMSMERAATFLSTAASELKGAGAKYIVMTNAPRIGRTPAIVAQGQAAVEYANWGTELFNNALRRQLNYDVGNILLLDMEGILELVLQDPVAFGLADINQSATCYINCANPDPVYGANGTNPNPDLLVFYDGIHPTLVGQRVLADYYYETLTAAVGFGVLPDLGYQNLRQHRINIDHHLMSQRYRDPFTTVFFGASVGYAEPGAGPAISDEQPVWDGFLGMSFAGFEDFEWGLGLSYGGSEYEPDKLFFRSRNLNFSAFARWDDGFWFVDGGLGFSDIQYDDIERSIQLGHSFRHRLDADTDGEGYNAFVRAGYDASRNLASQMGPFVAVDWTEIDVNGFVERTRPMRTYTDRAGLPRDPLGLWVHGQDREYLRYRAGFFYNSPDAAEHQWFGELWLENTTGDDFADLGIGVKSIYNNWARLPSYRSDKTGFFQSGVGAMVGVSINEKLRVAADLLVRPDDSVGGLSLNYRF
- a CDS encoding Lrp/AsnC family transcriptional regulator, producing MKVDRHNLKILEVLQTNARISNLNLADQIGLSESACLARVKKLTSEKFIREFQAEINLEKVRHAEFYVNVALKRQDSKTSESFRRAINKIEQIVSCVKMSGEFDYMLRFVCPDAADFNRVSEQLLADEDAAITRMTSHLVIEKTKPFTGYPLELLFQD
- a CDS encoding lytic transglycosylase domain-containing protein, producing MIRKVLSTLLLCLLSTAGYAQVKQVDPQLLAALKGAVTEADSFVDRFDAEVWLMSKSQPLARYIKEPEERMRVLKAIHREATRAGLQPEIVLAVIQIESAFNPYAVSRVGAQGMMQVMPFWKNEIGRPEDNLIDMDTNLRYGCTILKHYIKKAKGNMPNALAYYNGSYGRHTYSRKVLDAWVDRWR
- a CDS encoding pyridoxal phosphate-dependent aminotransferase; this translates as MMYSPRFSKQSQALHSADADVWAVSDRAHDLADKGEDVIFLCVGDPNFDTPEPILDFARARLGVGRTHYSPAAGEAVLRRAIADIESKVSPHPCSPDDVVVFPGGTNAIFAVLSCLLNPGEQIVIPEPMYIGYVPITDALQLDVRKVACPAQQGFAFDIETIKQAITDDTRAVMINTPVNPTGAMATPEQLRELAAYCRARNVWLISDEMYSMITFARRHTSLRAAAEQLDNVIVIDGLSKSHAMSGWRLGWAVAQGEMVERLIEFAGATIFGVPQFIQEAAAFALEFDTYFVSQMREAYEKRRDLIVERVGRIPGLSCYSPDAGMFVMVDVSEVAESGEAFADALLDAELVSVLPGKPFGPSAVNHVRLTLAAEESELSRALDRIERFVTGGCLKAG
- a CDS encoding c-type cytochrome, producing the protein MKSMIHTAVCGIFTACVAGFSAVAVSETIEEKYQRACHVCHASGVANAPKVHDPEAWKPRLDKGMDALVSSIKNGMNAMPPGGLCADCTDEEYKALIKFMSEPKQ